A genomic window from Pseudomonas marvdashtae includes:
- a CDS encoding molybdopterin-synthase adenylyltransferase MoeB — MLNDQELLRYSRQILLQHVDIDGQLRLKQGRVLIIGLGGLGAPVALYLAAAGVGELHLADFDTVDLTNLQRQIIHDTDSVGMTKVDSAVRRLTAINPEVRLVPHPAAMDEDSLKSAVSAVDVVLDCSDNFSTREAVNAACVAAGKPLVSGAAIRLEGQLSVFDPRRPESPCYHCLYGHGSEAELTCSEAGVLGPLVGLVGSLQALEALKLLAGFGEPLVGRLLLIDALGTRFRELRVKRDPGCSVCGSRHE, encoded by the coding sequence GTGCTGAATGATCAAGAGCTGCTGCGCTACAGTCGACAGATCCTGTTGCAGCACGTCGACATCGATGGACAACTGCGTCTCAAGCAGGGCCGCGTATTGATCATCGGCCTGGGTGGCCTGGGCGCCCCGGTGGCGTTGTACCTGGCCGCCGCAGGCGTCGGCGAGTTGCACCTGGCGGACTTCGACACGGTCGACCTGACCAATCTCCAGCGGCAGATCATCCATGACACCGATAGCGTCGGCATGACCAAGGTCGATTCGGCGGTTCGACGCCTGACTGCGATCAATCCTGAGGTTCGACTGGTTCCGCATCCGGCGGCAATGGATGAAGATTCCCTGAAAAGTGCAGTGTCGGCAGTGGATGTGGTGCTGGACTGTTCCGACAATTTTTCCACCCGCGAAGCGGTGAACGCAGCCTGTGTCGCCGCAGGCAAACCCCTGGTGAGCGGCGCGGCGATCCGCCTGGAGGGTCAGCTGTCGGTATTCGACCCGCGTCGTCCCGAAAGTCCTTGTTATCACTGCCTCTATGGGCATGGCAGCGAAGCCGAACTGACCTGCAGCGAAGCCGGGGTGCTTGGCCCGCTGGTGGGGCTGGTGGGCAGTCTGCAGGCGCTCGAAGCCTTGAAACTGTTGGCGGGGTTCGGCGAGCCGCTGGTGGGGCGCTTGCTGCTGATCGATGCGCTGGGCACGCGCTTCCGCGAATTGCGAGTCAAACGCGATCCGGGTTGCAGCGTCTGCGGTAGCCGACATGAGTGA
- a CDS encoding YkgJ family cysteine cluster protein → MKTIPLVELPAPVVTCSTCAACCCQLEVLLITDTGVPERFIDTDDWGGEVMLRLDDGWCAALDRDSMMCTIYEKRPLICREFEMGAPECIEERLGIATAYR, encoded by the coding sequence ATGAAAACCATTCCCCTTGTTGAGCTTCCCGCGCCGGTCGTTACGTGTTCGACATGCGCGGCCTGCTGCTGCCAGCTTGAAGTGCTGCTGATCACCGATACTGGCGTTCCGGAGCGCTTTATCGATACCGACGACTGGGGCGGGGAAGTCATGTTGAGGCTTGACGACGGCTGGTGCGCGGCGCTGGATCGCGACAGCATGATGTGCACGATCTACGAAAAGCGCCCGCTGATCTGCCGGGAGTTCGAAATGGGCGCGCCGGAATGCATCGAAGAACGCTTGGGGATTGCGACGGCGTATCGCTAG
- the prmC gene encoding peptide chain release factor N(5)-glutamine methyltransferase, which translates to MTIIASLLRAAELPDSPTSRLDAELLLAAALGKSRSFLHTWPERIVPSEAALLFSEYLRRRRSGEPVAYILGQQGFWKLDLEVAPHTLIPRPDTELLVETALALLPATPARVLDLGTGSGAIALALASERPTWKVTAVDRMLEAVALAERNRQRLGLRNVTVLSSHWFSALDGERFELIISNPPYIAASDPHLAEGDVRFEPASALVAGPDGLDDLRAIIAQAPQHLEADGWLMLEHGYDQADAVRGLLQDQGFVEVHSRKDLGNHERISLGRLPC; encoded by the coding sequence ATGACCATCATCGCCAGTTTGCTACGCGCCGCCGAATTACCGGACTCGCCCACGTCACGCCTGGACGCCGAGTTGCTGCTGGCCGCTGCGCTGGGCAAGTCCCGCAGCTTCCTGCACACCTGGCCCGAGCGGATCGTGCCGAGCGAGGCGGCGCTGCTGTTTTCCGAATACTTGCGCCGCCGTCGTTCCGGCGAGCCGGTGGCCTACATCCTCGGACAACAGGGCTTCTGGAAGCTCGATCTGGAAGTGGCGCCCCATACGCTGATCCCGCGTCCCGACACTGAACTGCTGGTGGAAACCGCGTTGGCCTTGTTGCCCGCGACACCGGCCCGGGTCCTGGACCTGGGCACCGGCAGCGGCGCGATTGCCCTGGCACTGGCCAGCGAGCGTCCGACCTGGAAGGTCACGGCGGTCGATCGCATGCTGGAAGCCGTGGCCCTGGCCGAACGCAATCGCCAGCGCCTGGGCTTGCGTAATGTCACGGTGCTGAGCAGTCACTGGTTCAGTGCACTGGACGGCGAACGGTTCGAACTGATCATCAGCAATCCGCCGTACATCGCCGCCAGCGATCCGCACCTGGCCGAAGGCGACGTGCGTTTCGAGCCGGCCAGTGCGCTGGTGGCGGGACCGGACGGCCTTGACGACTTGCGCGCAATCATTGCCCAGGCCCCCCAGCACCTAGAAGCGGATGGCTGGTTGATGCTCGAGCACGGTTATGATCAAGCCGACGCGGTGCGTGGGCTGCTGCAGGATCAGGGATTTGTCGAAGTCCATAGCCGCAAGGACCTGGGCAATCACGAGCGCATCAGCCTGGGACGCCTGCCGTGCTGA
- the prfA gene encoding peptide chain release factor 1, whose product MKASLLNKLDILQDRFEELTALLGDGEVISDQNKFRTYSKEYAEVEPIVATYKQLLKVQGDLEGAQALLKDSDPDMREMAVEEVREAKDRLVELESELQRMLLPKDPNDGRNVFLEIRAGTGGDEAAIFSGDLFRMYSRYAERRGWRVEILSENEGEHGGYKEVIARVEGDNVYGKLKFESGAHRVQRVPATESQGRIHTSACTVAVLPEPDEQEAIEINPADLRVDTYRSSGAGGQHVNKTDSAIRITHLPSGIVVECQEERSQHKNRARAMAWLSAKLNDQQTSAAANAIASERKLLVGSGDRSERIRTYNFAQGRVTDHRVNLTLYSLDEILAGGVDAVIEPLLAEYQADQLAAIGE is encoded by the coding sequence ATGAAAGCGTCACTGCTCAATAAGCTGGACATTCTCCAGGACCGTTTCGAGGAACTGACCGCCTTGCTGGGCGATGGCGAAGTCATTTCCGACCAGAACAAGTTCCGCACCTACTCCAAGGAGTACGCGGAGGTCGAGCCGATTGTCGCGACCTATAAACAGTTGCTGAAGGTGCAAGGCGACCTTGAGGGCGCCCAGGCGCTGCTCAAGGACAGCGATCCGGACATGCGTGAAATGGCGGTCGAGGAAGTGCGCGAAGCCAAGGATCGGTTGGTCGAGCTGGAAAGCGAACTGCAACGCATGCTGCTGCCCAAGGATCCGAACGACGGGCGCAACGTGTTTCTCGAGATCCGCGCCGGTACCGGCGGCGACGAGGCGGCGATTTTTTCCGGCGACCTGTTTCGCATGTACTCGCGCTACGCCGAACGCCGCGGCTGGCGGGTGGAAATCCTCTCGGAAAACGAAGGCGAACACGGCGGCTATAAAGAAGTCATCGCCCGGGTCGAAGGCGACAACGTCTATGGCAAGCTGAAGTTCGAGTCCGGCGCCCACCGCGTGCAACGTGTGCCGGCCACCGAATCCCAGGGCCGTATCCATACGTCGGCCTGCACCGTGGCGGTATTGCCCGAGCCGGACGAGCAGGAAGCCATCGAAATCAACCCGGCGGACCTGCGGGTCGATACCTACCGTTCTTCCGGAGCGGGCGGCCAGCACGTCAACAAGACCGATTCGGCGATCCGCATCACCCACTTGCCCTCGGGCATCGTGGTGGAGTGCCAGGAAGAACGTTCCCAGCACAAGAACCGCGCACGCGCCATGGCCTGGTTGTCGGCCAAGCTCAACGATCAGCAGACCAGCGCCGCCGCCAACGCCATCGCCAGCGAGCGCAAACTGCTGGTGGGCTCGGGCGACCGCTCCGAGCGGATCCGCACTTACAACTTTGCCCAGGGCCGGGTCACTGACCATCGCGTCAACCTGACCTTGTACTCCCTCGACGAAATTCTTGCCGGTGGTGTCGACGCCGTCATCGAGCCTCTGCTCGCTGAATACCAGGCCGACCAACTGGCCGCGATTGGCGAGTAA
- the phrB gene encoding deoxyribodipyrimidine photo-lyase has product MQLIWLRSDLRLHDNTALAAAAARGPCVAVYLPSPGQWHAHDDAPCKIDFWLRNLASLNTALGLLNIPLLIRHASHWHQAPQVLATLCRELNISAVHVNEEYGLNETRRDAEVARVLNDQGVEFHSHLDQLLFKPGSVLTKSGGYFQVFSQFRKVCYSRLHFSVPGLVPAPTTQAPVPIASDPVPTQVEGFAPPSEALRVLWPAGEDEARRRLDTFAEQHLDYYQSERDFPARPGTSQLSAYLVAGVISPRQCLHAALQANQGEFESGSAGAVTWINELLWREFYKHILVGYPRVSRHRAFRPETEALAWRNAPDELAAWQQARTGLPIIDAAMRQLLETGWMHNRLRMVVAMFLTKNLLIDWREGERFFMRHLIDGDLAANNGGWQWSASTGTDSAPWFRIFNPLNQSEKFDREGLFIKRWLPQLNDLDTRRVHNPNAQRELFGVTDYPAPIVNLPQSRARALEVFKRLPARQGVKPNEWAVTEHEIAEG; this is encoded by the coding sequence ATGCAACTGATCTGGCTGCGCAGCGATTTGCGCCTGCACGACAATACCGCCCTGGCAGCGGCTGCGGCGCGCGGCCCATGTGTCGCGGTGTATTTGCCCAGCCCCGGGCAATGGCATGCCCACGATGACGCGCCGTGCAAAATCGATTTCTGGCTGCGCAACCTCGCATCGTTGAACACGGCCCTGGGCCTGTTGAACATACCGCTGCTGATCCGTCATGCGTCGCATTGGCACCAGGCGCCGCAGGTACTGGCCACGCTGTGTCGCGAGCTGAACATCAGCGCCGTGCATGTCAACGAAGAGTACGGCCTGAACGAAACCCGACGCGATGCCGAAGTGGCTCGGGTGTTGAATGATCAAGGCGTTGAGTTTCATAGCCATCTCGACCAATTGCTGTTCAAGCCCGGCAGCGTTCTGACCAAGTCTGGCGGCTACTTCCAGGTGTTCAGCCAGTTTCGCAAGGTCTGTTACAGCCGCCTGCACTTTTCTGTGCCTGGTCTCGTCCCCGCACCCACGACGCAGGCGCCCGTCCCGATCGCCAGTGACCCGGTGCCGACCCAGGTCGAAGGGTTCGCCCCGCCCAGCGAAGCGCTGCGCGTGCTTTGGCCCGCGGGTGAAGATGAAGCCCGCCGGCGCCTGGACACTTTTGCCGAACAGCATCTGGACTATTACCAGAGTGAGCGGGATTTCCCGGCCAGGCCAGGTACGAGCCAGCTTTCGGCCTATCTGGTGGCTGGAGTCATTTCCCCGCGCCAATGCCTGCACGCCGCGCTGCAAGCCAATCAGGGCGAGTTCGAGAGCGGTAGCGCCGGGGCGGTGACATGGATCAACGAATTGCTCTGGCGCGAATTCTATAAACACATATTGGTGGGATATCCACGCGTCTCACGGCATCGCGCCTTCCGCCCGGAGACCGAAGCGCTAGCCTGGCGCAACGCCCCCGATGAACTGGCGGCCTGGCAACAGGCGCGCACCGGCCTGCCAATCATTGATGCGGCCATGCGCCAACTGCTCGAAACCGGTTGGATGCATAACCGTTTGCGAATGGTCGTTGCCATGTTCCTGACCAAGAACTTGCTGATCGACTGGCGCGAGGGCGAGCGTTTTTTCATGCGACACCTGATCGATGGCGACCTGGCCGCCAACAATGGCGGATGGCAGTGGAGCGCCTCCACCGGGACGGACTCGGCGCCTTGGTTTCGCATCTTCAACCCGTTGAACCAATCGGAAAAATTCGATCGAGAAGGATTATTTATCAAACGCTGGTTACCGCAATTGAACGATCTGGATACACGACGGGTCCACAATCCCAACGCCCAGCGAGAATTGTTTGGGGTAACGGATTACCCGGCGCCGATCGTCAACCTGCCTCAATCTCGGGCGCGAGCATTGGAAGTCTTCAAGCGACTTCCGGCACGTCAAGGAGTGAAACCGAACGAATGGGCGGTTACCGAACATGAAATTGCTGAAGGCTGA
- the hemA gene encoding glutamyl-tRNA reductase — protein sequence MAFLALGINHKTASVDVRERVAFTPEQLVEALQQLCRLTDSREAAILSTCNRSELYIEQDHVSAESVLRWLAEYHDLSLEELRASAYVHEDDAAVRHMMRVASGLDSLVLGEPQILGQMKSAYAVAREAGTVGPLLGRLFQATFNAAKQVRTDTAIGENPVSVAFAAVSLAKQIFSDLQRSQALLIGAGETITLVARHLHELGVKRIVVANRTLERASTLAEQFGAHAVLLSDIPAELVHSDIVISSTASQLPILGKGAVESALKLRKHKPIFMVDIAVPRDIEPEVGELDDVYLYSVDDLHEVVAENLKSRQGAAQAAEEMITVGADDFMVRLRELAAVDVLKAYRQQGERLRDEELQKAQRLLANGGSAEEVLVQLARGLTNKLLHAPSVQLKKLTAEGRLDALAMAQELFALGEASPDSFSDKKTQ from the coding sequence ATGGCCTTCCTTGCACTTGGTATCAACCACAAGACTGCTTCAGTAGACGTCCGCGAGCGCGTGGCCTTTACGCCTGAGCAACTGGTGGAGGCCCTGCAGCAACTCTGCCGACTCACCGACAGTCGCGAAGCTGCGATCCTTTCCACCTGCAATCGCAGCGAGCTTTATATAGAGCAGGATCACGTTTCGGCCGAGTCAGTGTTGCGCTGGCTGGCTGAATACCATGATTTGAGCCTCGAAGAGCTGCGTGCCAGTGCTTATGTGCACGAAGACGATGCGGCCGTTCGTCACATGATGCGTGTCGCCTCCGGGCTCGATTCGTTGGTGCTGGGCGAGCCGCAGATTCTCGGCCAGATGAAGTCGGCCTACGCCGTGGCCCGCGAGGCCGGAACCGTCGGTCCGCTGCTGGGGCGACTGTTCCAGGCCACCTTCAACGCCGCCAAGCAAGTACGCACCGACACCGCTATCGGCGAAAACCCGGTGTCTGTGGCGTTTGCCGCCGTCAGCCTGGCGAAACAGATTTTCAGTGACTTGCAACGCAGCCAGGCGCTGCTGATTGGCGCCGGCGAGACCATCACCCTGGTCGCCCGCCATCTGCACGAGCTGGGCGTGAAGCGCATCGTTGTCGCCAACCGTACCTTGGAGCGCGCCAGTACCTTGGCCGAGCAGTTCGGTGCACACGCCGTGCTGCTGTCGGATATTCCGGCTGAGCTGGTGCACAGCGACATCGTCATCAGTTCCACCGCCAGCCAATTGCCGATCCTGGGCAAGGGCGCGGTGGAAAGCGCCTTGAAGCTGCGCAAGCACAAGCCGATCTTCATGGTCGACATTGCGGTTCCCCGTGACATCGAGCCCGAAGTTGGCGAACTGGACGACGTTTATCTCTACAGCGTCGACGATTTGCATGAAGTCGTCGCCGAAAACCTGAAGAGCCGGCAAGGCGCGGCGCAGGCGGCGGAGGAAATGATCACCGTCGGCGCCGACGATTTCATGGTGCGCCTGCGCGAACTGGCGGCGGTGGACGTGCTCAAGGCGTATCGTCAGCAAGGCGAACGCCTGCGCGACGAAGAATTGCAAAAAGCCCAGCGCCTGCTCGCCAATGGCGGCAGCGCCGAAGAAGTGCTGGTGCAGCTGGCGCGCGGCCTGACCAACAAATTGCTCCACGCCCCCAGTGTCCAGCTCAAGAAGCTGACCGCCGAAGGCCGCCTCGATGCGCTGGCCATGGCCCAGGAACTTTTCGCTCTCGGTGAAGCTTCACCGGATAGCTTTTCGGATAAAAAAACGCAATGA
- a CDS encoding YbgA family protein, protein MPNETIAKPRIAVSACLMGAEVRFNGGHKQSPLCSRTLIEYFDFVPVCPEVAIGLGIPREPIRLVGDPEHPNALGTVNRDLDVTRPLAEYGQQMAGELDDVCGYIFMQKSPSCGLERVKVYGHNGAPQDGGGRGIYAQAFCERHPDLPVEEDGRLNDPVLRENFLTRVFAYAAWQPLRQRGLTRRDLIEFHSRYKYLLMAHNPVMYRALGNLLGNMGKTDPNELGPRYFSALMAALKKCATRRTHANVLQHLSGYLKRVINAQDKQEVQELIGQYRLGIVPLVVPLTLLKHHLRRHPDAYLAQQVYLQPHPENLSLRNAI, encoded by the coding sequence ATGCCCAACGAAACGATCGCCAAACCCAGAATCGCCGTCAGCGCTTGCCTGATGGGCGCTGAAGTTCGCTTCAATGGCGGGCACAAGCAATCGCCGTTGTGCAGCCGCACGCTCATCGAATACTTCGATTTCGTCCCGGTTTGCCCCGAAGTTGCCATTGGCCTGGGCATTCCTCGCGAGCCGATCCGGCTGGTGGGCGACCCTGAACACCCCAACGCGTTGGGAACAGTTAATCGCGACCTCGACGTGACCCGGCCGTTGGCCGAGTACGGGCAGCAAATGGCCGGCGAGCTGGACGATGTCTGCGGTTATATCTTCATGCAGAAATCCCCTTCTTGCGGGCTGGAACGGGTCAAGGTCTATGGCCACAACGGCGCTCCCCAGGACGGTGGCGGGCGCGGTATTTATGCCCAGGCCTTTTGCGAGCGCCATCCGGACCTGCCGGTGGAGGAAGACGGCCGCCTCAACGATCCGGTCCTGCGGGAAAACTTCCTGACGCGGGTGTTCGCCTATGCCGCCTGGCAACCGCTTCGCCAACGCGGCCTCACCCGACGCGACCTGATTGAATTCCACTCGCGCTATAAATACTTGCTGATGGCGCACAATCCGGTTATGTACAGGGCCCTTGGCAACCTGTTGGGCAACATGGGCAAGACCGACCCCAACGAGTTGGGCCCACGTTATTTCAGCGCGCTGATGGCGGCCCTGAAGAAATGCGCCACCCGTCGCACCCATGCCAATGTCCTCCAGCACCTGAGCGGCTACCTCAAGCGCGTTATCAACGCGCAGGACAAGCAGGAAGTCCAAGAGCTCATTGGTCAGTATCGCCTCGGCATCGTGCCATTGGTGGTACCGCTGACTTTGCTCAAGCATCACTTGCGCCGGCACCCCGATGCCTATCTCGCGCAGCAGGTCTACCTTCAACCCCACCCGGAAAACCTCAGCTTGCGAAACGCCATTTGA
- a CDS encoding MerR family transcriptional regulator, with amino-acid sequence MNSKPDSSASEDLGADFAKALAQGWLPIREVARQTGVNAVTLRAWERRYGLVVPHRTPKGHRLFSPEHVQRIQSILTWINRGVAVSKIKPLLDTPQPPGEPLEDDWQRQRHALVLAVSQLAERQIDDLVNQAMALYPPWTVCEQLLLPLLAELQMRWQGQFGAQMEQVFFYSWLRSKFGSRIYHNNRQLHGPPLLLVNHSQSQEPHLWLIAWLASNADCPVEIFDGPLPAGELALAAERMKARAVLLYSSNAMNLSQLPKLLSAIDCPIVITGPAVSIHHAKLSTGVSMMNVSWAEDPLSAHRELSRRALLQ; translated from the coding sequence ATGAACAGCAAACCCGACTCCAGCGCCAGCGAAGACCTCGGCGCCGACTTTGCCAAGGCACTGGCGCAGGGCTGGCTTCCCATACGCGAAGTGGCCCGGCAAACCGGCGTCAACGCCGTCACGCTGCGAGCGTGGGAGCGCCGTTACGGCTTGGTCGTGCCGCACCGCACGCCCAAGGGCCACCGGTTGTTCAGCCCCGAGCACGTGCAACGCATCCAGAGCATCCTCACCTGGATCAATCGTGGCGTGGCGGTGAGTAAGATCAAGCCGTTGCTCGACACACCGCAGCCACCCGGCGAACCTTTGGAAGACGATTGGCAGCGCCAGCGCCATGCGCTTGTGTTGGCGGTAAGCCAACTGGCCGAGCGCCAGATCGATGACCTGGTCAACCAGGCCATGGCGCTGTACCCGCCGTGGACCGTATGCGAGCAGCTGCTGTTGCCTTTGCTGGCCGAATTGCAGATGCGTTGGCAGGGCCAGTTTGGCGCGCAAATGGAGCAGGTATTCTTTTATTCCTGGCTGCGCAGCAAATTCGGCAGCCGGATCTATCACAACAACCGCCAGCTGCATGGGCCGCCGTTGCTGCTGGTCAATCACTCGCAATCGCAGGAGCCTCACTTGTGGCTCATCGCCTGGCTCGCCAGCAATGCCGATTGTCCGGTGGAAATATTCGATGGTCCCCTGCCTGCGGGCGAGTTGGCCTTGGCCGCCGAGCGTATGAAGGCTCGCGCCGTGCTGTTGTATTCCAGCAACGCCATGAACCTTTCCCAACTGCCTAAGCTGCTGAGCGCCATCGACTGCCCAATCGTCATTACTGGCCCGGCGGTATCGATCCATCACGCCAAATTATCCACAGGCGTCTCGATGATGAACGTCAGCTGGGCCGAAGACCCACTCTCCGCTCACCGCGAACTGAGCCGCAGAGCACTTCTCCAATGA
- a CDS encoding SDR family oxidoreductase encodes MGKKMGRRYWLTGAGNGLGESLAEALLKSGARLAISALQSCQALSERYPGQVLAVPGNLTDSQTVRETCQQITQQWGALDTVIINAGTAEYVPEQLVDHTVIEHIVRSNLLVASLCIDAALPLLRAGTTPHLVGITSPLTHLPPSRIEAGGNGMRYLFESARVDLAGDGIDVTLVHPAFDIPSPNLDDCFVAPVHWSVETAANHILTRLSDHPQELAFPAAAMTNLWPLPTSTEAGQTDTVSDRARDGYPIKGQP; translated from the coding sequence ATGGGGAAGAAAATGGGGCGAAGGTATTGGCTGACCGGTGCAGGTAACGGCTTGGGCGAATCGCTGGCCGAGGCGTTGCTTAAAAGCGGCGCACGGTTGGCCATCAGTGCGCTCCAATCCTGCCAGGCCCTTTCCGAGCGTTACCCAGGACAGGTACTGGCGGTGCCCGGCAATCTGACCGACAGCCAGACTGTCCGGGAAACCTGTCAGCAGATTACCCAGCAGTGGGGCGCGTTGGACACCGTCATCATCAATGCCGGTACCGCTGAATATGTTCCTGAACAGTTGGTGGACCACACGGTCATCGAACACATCGTGCGCAGCAACCTGTTGGTGGCCAGCTTGTGTATCGACGCGGCCTTGCCGTTGCTGCGCGCCGGAACGACGCCTCATCTGGTGGGCATTACCAGCCCCCTCACTCATTTGCCTCCATCGCGCATCGAGGCCGGTGGCAACGGGATGCGCTATCTGTTCGAGTCGGCTCGCGTCGACTTGGCGGGTGACGGTATCGATGTGACGTTGGTGCACCCCGCCTTCGACATCCCGTCGCCAAACCTCGATGATTGTTTCGTCGCCCCGGTTCATTGGTCAGTCGAAACAGCAGCGAACCACATATTGACCCGACTGAGCGACCATCCTCAGGAACTGGCGTTCCCCGCCGCCGCCATGACGAATCTCTGGCCGTTGCCTACATCGACGGAGGCAGGCCAGACAGACACGGTTTCAGACAGGGCGAGAGACGGGTACCCGATCAAGGGCCAACCTTGA
- a CDS encoding acyloxyacyl hydrolase gives MKRLFCFAAFAAALLGHTYTAQAAGVEFGVGQTGDSTMTYRLGMQFDWDKSWLQSDVGRLTGYWSGAYTYWEGDETSSNHSLSFSPVLVYEFAGQNVKPYIEAGVGVALFENTEVESNKLGTAFQFEDRIGFGLRFKGGHEVGIRATHYSNAGIKSTNDGVESYALHYTMPL, from the coding sequence ATGAAGCGCTTATTCTGCTTTGCCGCGTTTGCGGCTGCATTGCTGGGGCACACTTATACCGCGCAGGCGGCGGGTGTGGAGTTCGGGGTTGGCCAGACCGGCGACTCGACCATGACTTATCGACTGGGCATGCAATTCGACTGGGATAAAAGCTGGCTGCAGAGCGACGTTGGTCGCCTGACTGGTTACTGGAGCGGGGCCTACACCTATTGGGAGGGTGATGAGACCTCCAGCAATCACAGTTTGTCGTTCTCGCCTGTCCTTGTGTATGAGTTCGCTGGCCAGAACGTCAAACCCTACATCGAGGCGGGTGTAGGTGTTGCGTTGTTTGAAAACACCGAAGTGGAATCCAACAAACTCGGCACGGCGTTCCAGTTCGAAGACCGAATCGGTTTCGGCCTGCGCTTCAAGGGTGGACATGAAGTTGGCATCCGCGCCACTCACTACTCCAACGCCGGCATCAAGTCGACCAATGACGGTGTGGAAAGCTACGCGCTGCACTACACAATGCCGCTGTAA
- the murI gene encoding glutamate racemase → MSEAPVGVFDSGVGGLSVLGEIRRLLPNESLLYVADCGHIPYGEKSPEFIRQRCAIIADFLRREGAKALVVACNTATVAGVADLRRDYPDWPIVGMEPAVKPAAAATRSGIVGVLATTGTLQSAKFAALLDRFASDVRVITQPCPGLVELIEAGDLHNPALHQLLLGYVTPLLAAGCDTLILGCTHYPFLKPLLRQMVPESVILIDTGAAVARQLQRLLAERALSADGPASETQFWTSADPIHLRKILPVLWNSSDIVRSFGL, encoded by the coding sequence ATGAGTGAAGCACCGGTCGGTGTGTTCGATTCGGGCGTCGGCGGACTGTCGGTGCTGGGAGAAATCCGTCGGCTGCTGCCCAATGAGTCCCTGCTGTACGTTGCCGACTGCGGGCATATTCCCTACGGGGAAAAAAGCCCGGAATTTATCCGGCAGCGATGCGCGATCATTGCCGATTTTCTTCGGCGTGAGGGGGCCAAGGCGCTTGTAGTGGCGTGCAACACCGCAACCGTCGCCGGGGTCGCTGACTTGCGGCGCGATTATCCCGATTGGCCCATCGTCGGTATGGAGCCGGCGGTCAAGCCGGCTGCCGCCGCCACGCGAAGCGGCATCGTCGGTGTGCTGGCGACGACAGGCACCCTGCAGAGCGCCAAATTCGCCGCGCTACTGGACCGGTTCGCCTCGGACGTGCGCGTGATCACGCAGCCCTGCCCGGGGCTGGTGGAGTTGATCGAGGCGGGCGACTTGCACAATCCGGCCTTGCACCAACTGCTGCTAGGCTACGTCACGCCGCTGTTGGCGGCCGGCTGCGACACATTGATCCTCGGCTGTACGCACTATCCCTTCCTCAAGCCGCTGCTCAGGCAGATGGTTCCGGAGTCTGTCATTCTGATCGACACTGGCGCCGCAGTGGCTCGTCAACTTCAGCGGCTACTGGCTGAACGAGCGCTTTCGGCAGACGGGCCTGCCAGCGAAACCCAGTTCTGGACCAGCGCTGATCCGATACATTTAAGAAAAATCCTACCGGTGCTATGGAATTCGTCTGACATTGTGCGAAGCTTCGGTCTGTAA